The sequence below is a genomic window from Thermoflavifilum sp..
CCAGTACGGCATCTTTGGTGGGGTTGGCGTGTTCGCCGTCGTAGGCCTTTCCGATGATGTTGGTGATGGGCAGGCGGAAATGTCTGGCAAAGCGATGGTCGCGTTCATCGCCGCAGGGCACGGCCATGATGGCGCCGGTGCCGTAACCCGCCAGCACATATTCCGAAACCCAGATAGGCAATGGTTTCTGGCTGAAAGGATGGAGTGCATAGCTGCCGGTGAAGCAGCCCGTGATGCGTTTTTCGGCCATGCGCTCCCGCTCGTTGCGGTTCCGGGTATATTCCAGGTAGGTCTGTACTTCGGACTGATGGTCGGGTGTCGTCAGCTGTTCCACCAACGGATGTTCCGGCGCCAGCACCAGAAAATCTACGCCGAAAATGGTATCGGGTCGGGTAGTAAACACTTCGATCCGGATATCTTTTCCCTGCACGGGAAACAGGATATTGGCCCCATAGCTTTTCCCGATCCAGTTGGTCTGCATTTCTTTCATGGCCTCACTGAAGCCGATGTGCTGCAGCCCTTCCAGCAGGCGGTCGGCATATTCGGTGATGCGCAGATACCATTGCCTCAATCTTTTTTTCACTACGGGATATCCGCCCCGTTCGCTCACGCCGTTTACCACTTCATCATTGGCCAGCACGGTGCCCAGGGCTTCGCACCAGTTCACCTCGCCCCAGCCGCAGTAGGCCAGTCGATAATGCATGAGGATATCTTCCTTTTCTTTTTCGGAAAAATGTTTCCATTCCTCGGCGGTGAATTGTATGGAAGGATCACCGGGACATTCGTGGTGAAGGTTGCCCTCTTTTTCGAAAATAGCGATGAGCGTTTCGATGGGCTCGGCTTTCTGGGTCTGGCGGTTAAACCAGCTTTTGAACAGTTGCAGGAATATCCATTGCGTCCAGCGATAGTATCTGGGATCGGAAGTATTGATTTCCCGATTCCAGTCGTAACAAAAACCTATTTGCTTGAGCTGACGTTTAAACGTTTCGATATTTTTCTGTGTGGTGACGGCCGGATGCTGGCCGGTTTCAATGGCATATTGTTCGGCCGGCAGGCCAAAGGCGTCCCATCCCATGGGGTGCAACACGTTATATCCCTGCAGGCGTTTGAACCGTGCATAGATATCAGAAGCGATATAACCCAGCGGATGGCCTACATGCAAGCCCGCTCCACTGGGGTAGGGAAACATATCGAGTACATAATACTTCGGTCGATGAATATCATTTTCTACACGATAAGTTTGATGTGTTTCCCAATACGTCTGCCATTTTTTTTCAATATCTCTGAACGCGTATTCCATATGAGATGCAACTAAGATAAGTCTGATATGTTTTGTGATGCTTAATGCAACTGCTGTCAATACCTGGCGGGAGCATGCAATCGTATGTCTCTCATCCGCATGGATTGTGGTGATATTGTGCAAAGATAAGTCAAACCCTGAATTTTTGTTATTTTCGCCGGCAAACGATTTGCGGCATGCGGGTAGCAAAAGCTGGAACGGGTCGTGGACGGCCTTCTTATTTGATGTCGATTATAGGCGTGGCACTCGTGTTATTCTTTTTAGGTATCGTGGGTTTGTTATTCATCAATACACGGCAGCTCAGCAGTTATTTCAAGGAGAACATCGAGGTTCAGGTTATTCTTCGCGATGATGTGCCGGAAGCAACGGCGCAGGCTTTGAAAGATAGTCTTGCGCGATTACCATTTGTGAAAACGATTGAATATATAAGCAAGGATGAAGCATATCGGCGATATGTGGCTGAAACACACGACTCTGCACAGGTTTTGCTGGGATATAATCCACTTTATGCCAGCCTCAACTTTAAGGCACGAGCAGCTTATGTGAATGTGGACAGTCTGCAAAAAATTGCCGGGCAATTGCAACAAATACCTCAAGTGAGGGAAGTGTTTTACCAGCAGGGATTGGTGGATCAATTGGATAAAAACATGCAGCGGATTGGGTTGGTTTTTCTTGCACTCAGCATTTTGCTGGCGCTGGTAGTCATTTTTTTGATTGATAACACCATCAGGCTGGCTATGTTTAGCAACCGTTTTTTAATTAAAACCATGCAAATGGTGGGTGCTACCCGATGGTTTATTGCGAAGCCTTTTGATAGAAAAAGTATCTGGAATGGCTTTATCAGTGCCGTGCTGGCGATTATGGGTATCTGCATGGTGATCTATGCAGCCGAACAAATATTGCCTGAACTCAGGGTATTGCAAAATAATCTACAACTGGCCATATTGTTTGTGGGCTTGATTGTTGTAGGTATTTTCATATCATTGATCAGCACCCATCGTGCGGTGATGAAATATTTACGTACGCGGGTTGACGATTTGTATTAACCGAATCTCTTCTTATCTTGCATGCAAATCAGCAGGCCATGGCCAAACAATCAACATCGCCTCGTATTCCTCAAAAGCATTTGCACACCCAACGGCCGTTTTTATTCGATAAAACCAATTATATCATTATGCTGGCGGGCTTACTGGTGTTTATCATTGGTTTGTTGCTCATGGTGGGGGGTAAGAGCAATGATCCGAATCAATTCCATCCCGAAGAAATTTATAGCTTCAGACGCATCACCCTTGCACCCATTGTGGTGATACTGGGATTGGTGATAGAAGTGTTTGCCATTATGAAAAAACCATCCCATAAGCAGTCTACAGAGCCACAAACCACTTCCACTTCATCACGCTGATTTTCCTGTACATGAATCTCTGGCAGGCCATTCTTTTGGGCATCATTGAAGGAATTACGGAATTTCTTCCTGTTTCTTCCACCGGTCATATGATTATTGCCAGCTCATGGATGGGTATTGACCAGCTGGCATATACCAAATTATTTGAAATAGTCATTCAACTGGGGGCTATTCTATCGGTGGTAGTATTATACTGGCGGAAGTTTTTTGATCGGGGACGTTTGGCTTTTTATCGAAAAATCATTCTGGGTACGGTTCCGGCTTTAATCATTGGTTATTTGCTGGCAAATGAAATTGATCAGTTGCTCGATAGTCCGCGCACGGTGGGAATCATGTTGTTGCTTGGAGGCATTGTCTTCATCTGGGTCGATCAATGGTTTAAAACGCCACAGGTACACGATGAGGAGAAGATGACGGTGTGGCAGGCGATCCGTATTGGTTTCTGGCAATGCCTGGCGATGATACCCGGGGTAAGCCGGAGCGCTGCTGCTATCATTGGTGGGCTTCAACAAAAATTGAGTCGCGAGCTGGCAGCAGAATTTTCGTTTTTTCTGGCAGTACCTACCATGGCCGCGGCAACGGGGTATAAATTATGGGAGGCCTATCGTCATCAACCTCAGCTGATCACTGAAAAGCATTACCTCTTTTTATTACTGGTGGGATGTGGCATAGCGTTCCTGGTGGCCATGGTGGCTATTCGTTCATTTATCCGGTATTTGCAGCATCATACCTTTCGGGTATTTGGCTATTACCGGATTGTTTTAGGCATCGTGGTGCTCATTCTGGTGTGGAAGGGCATTTTAAAATAATCATCCTTTTATCGCAAGTAATAATTCCAGGTCGGTGTATTTTAACTTAAATCGCTCACTGAGGTGGAAGTTGGTAAGTGCTCCTTTGTAAACGTATATGCCATTTCGCACGCCACGCTTGATCCACACCAGGTTATCGAATCCCCCTTCATCTGCGGCGCTCAATAGCAGGGGCATAATTACGTTACTGATAGCCTGGGAAGCCGTACGGGAAAAAGCCGAGGGGATATTGGGCACACAATAATGGATGACGTCGTATTTCTTAAACACAGGGTTTTCCAGCGATGTCACTTCAGAGGTTTCGAAACAACCACCCCGATCGATGCTTACATCCACAATGACGGAGCCGGCCTTCATGTTCTTGACCATTTCTTCTGTAACCACAATGGGCGTTCGTCCGCTCTGAGAGGAGAGTGCGCCCACAGCCACGTCGGCCGTTTTCAATTGTTCAGAAAGTGTTTTCGGTTCAATGACGGAAGTGTAAACGCGTACACCAATATTGGTTTGCAGTCTTTTAAGCTTATAGATGTTGTTATCGAAAACCTTTACGGAAGCTCCCAGCGCCAGGGCAGTACGGGCTGCATATTCTGCCACCACACCTGCGCCGATGATCACTACCTCAGTTGAAGGCACGCCCGAGATGCCTCCCAGCAATACACCCTTCCCTTTTTGCGGATTGCCGAGATAATGCGCAGCAATGAGCATCACAGCACTCCCGGCAATTTCACTCATGGAACGCACAATGGGAAATGTACCCGCATCATCTTTTAAATTTTCGAAACTCAAGGCCGTAATCCGCTTTTGCATCATCTTTTGCAGATGTTCGGCTTTTAGCATGGGCAGGTGAATCGGTGAAATCACGATCTGGCCGGGATGCAATAATTCCAGCTCTTCAGCACTTAAGGGGGCCGATTTTACAATAATATCTGCCTGATAGATATCTTTTTTATGATAGAGAATTTCGGCTCCGGCTTCTGCATAGTCGGTATCGTAAAAATGCGAACGCTCACCCGCTGCATGTTCCACTGCCACCCGGTGTCCGTTGTTAACCAGTACGGCTACCGCATCGGGTACAAGGCTGATGCGGTTTTCATGAAAGGCATCTTCGCGGGGAATACCAATATGCAATTGAGCTGTATGAGATTTTACAGCAAGAACTTCTTCTTGTGGAGTAATACCAGGAAAACTATGTCCACCATGTGAAACTGTGCGCGATTCCATGTTTTTGTTGAATCATCCAAACGAATAACACTTCCTCGGGAAGAAGTGTGTTACGGGTTGTTTTTCAAAGATAAGAAAACCTCCCGGGCGGGCGAGATCTGAAGTCTTCTTTTTTTATCGGCAAGCATTTCCAGGTAAATGTGTATGGTATCATCAGGAAGCAAAGAGGTAATGAGTTCCGGCCATTCGATGAGGCATATCCCCGGGGCATCCAGGCAATCTTCCACGCCGGCACGAATAGCTTCATCTACACTACGCAAGCGATAGAGATCGATATGATGGATGACCTGTAATTGTCGGGACTCGTCGAGATAAGTATATTCGTTGATGATGGCAAACGTTGGACTGCTCACATTTTCCCGTACGCGTTTCAGTCGACACATCGCCTGAATCAGGGTCGTTTTACCGGAGCCCATTTCACCATGAAAAGCCATTACATGAGCCTGCTTGAGTTTATCCCAGCAAAGCGCAGCGGCCTGTTCGATCTGCTCGAGGGTATATTCAAAACGCTCCATATACAAATTTTATAACCCGATATGCAAAGATGATAATTGTCGGGCTTTTGCGGCACGCTAATTTTGTAAAAGCTCAAAATCATATGACATGCAGACGGTAAAATGCAAGGTTGAAGGTATGACCTGCAGTGGATGTGTAAACAATATCACCCGTTATCTCGAAAAATCAGGCATGCAACAGGTGATGGTCAATTTATCTACGGGTGATGTTCAATTTGAGGCGAATGAAGAGGTAGCGCTTGATCGGATCTGGGATGGAATAGAACAGATGGGCTATCGTGTGGTCAGGCATCAGGATACAGGTAAGCATCGGTTGGGCTGGCATTCGTTGATGGTGAAATGGATAATTTGTTTGCTGTTTACCCTTCCCCTTTTGCTGCATATGGTTGTTTCGTGGCGATGGCTGCACACGCTCTGGGTACAGGCCCTGCTTGCCACACCTGTGGTGGTGATCGGCATTTCCCATTTCGGAAGAGGCGCCTGGCATGCCTTGCGCAACGGGGCGGCCAATATGGATGTGTTGATTACGATTAGCGTGGTAGCCGGATATGTGTACAGCTTGCTTGCCTGGCTTTTCCCCGAAGGTTTTGGGATGGCTCAACCGCCTGTGTATTTTGAAGCTCCTGCAGCCATCGTGAGTTTTGTGTTGCTGGGTAACTGGCTGGAACAGAAAGCTGTGAAACGCACAGCCTCGGCGGTTGAAGAACTGCTGCGCCTGCAGGTAACCCGGGCCCATCGTGTTCATCCGCTTTCTGGCCAGGTGGAGGAGGTGGACAATCGCCTGCTGCAGGTTCAGGATGAGATATGGATTCGAGAAGGAGAGCAAGTACCTGCCGATAGTGTGGTGATCTGGGGTGAGGCCTGGGTGAATGAATCCCTTTTTACGGGGGAAAGCATGCCGGTAAAACGCCAGGTAGGTGATTTGCTTATTGGTGGAACCGTGATAGCGCAAGGTGCGGTACGAGCACAGGTGAAAGCTGTAGGGCAGGAGGCTGTACTGGGCAGGATGATTGCGCTGGTGCAACAGGCTCAGGCGCGCAAACCAGCTGTACAACGCCTTGCCGATCGCATCAGTTCGGTATTTGTACCCATTGTGGTGGTGCTGTCGTTGTTTACCATCATCCTGGGCATGGGCGTGTTTCACCTTTCTTTCCCTGCAGCCTTGCTCCGGGCTATGGCTGTGCTGGTCATTGCCTGTCCCTGTGCAATGGGGCTGGCCACACCAGCAGCGGTGATGGTGGGGCTGGGCAGGGCGAGTAAAATGGGTATCCTCATCAAGGACACAGATGTGCTGGAAAAAATACCCAGGCTTCAGACCCTTGTGTTCGATAAAACAGGCACCCTTACGCGGGGTAGCCTTGCCATAGTTGGATATGATTATTTTCATTTGCCTGAGCAAGATTTTCGTGCGATTGTGGCCGCCCTCGAACGGCATTCCGCCCATCCCATAGCTAAAGCCATCCAAAAGGCATGGGGGCAGGATTCGTCCATTGCGTTTGTTCAGGTACAGGAAAAAAAGGGGTGGGGCGTGGAAGGCATCGATGAACAGGGGAATATCTACCGTCTGGGAAATGAACGATGGTTTGCGCATCAGTTAGCACTTCCAAGGGGGCATAACCTTTATCTGGTGCGATTCCGACAGGGTGGACAACCGGGAGAATTGTTGGGCTGGATTGACCTGAATGATGAGCTAAGACCCGAGGCCAGCCAGGTGGTTAACATATTCAAACAGCGGGGTTATCAGATCGTGTTATTGAGTGGTGACCGCCGGCAGGCCTGTGAGGCCGTGGCGAAGGAGCTGGGAATTATGGAGGTGTATGCCGAGCAGACACCGGAAGGCAAACAACAGGTTCTACAACATTTTATGCAACTGGGCACACTGGCTATGGTAGGAGATGGCATTAATGATGCTCCAGCACTTGCTCAGGCCGATATCAGCATTGCAGTAGCCGAAGCTTCAACCATTGCCATGCAATCGGCGGGCATCGTGTTGTTGGGAAATAGCCTTCAGCAACTTCCCGTTGCTCTGCAACTCATCGAGCATACCCGCCATACTATTCGCGAAAACCTGCTGTGGGCACTGGCTTATAACCTGGTGGCCATTCCTGCGGCGGCACTGGGCGCCTTAAGCCCCGTAATCGCTGCATTTTCCATGGGATTCAGCGATCTGGTGCTGATAGTCAATTCCCTGAGGCTTTATGTCCGCAAGATTAAAATCGCCTGAAAAATTTTCGAGAAATCTGCTTTCTTTTGGGTACATCATGGATCGCGTAAGCATTTTTCGTCGGGAAGCACATCGGCTCCTAAAAAAGTACTGGGGATACGACATCTTTCGCCCCCAGCAGCTTGTTATCATGGAAGCGGTGGTAGCCGGACGAGATGTGCTGGCCATACTGCCCACGGGAAGCGGCAAATCGCTGTGTTATCAGCTACCCGCGCTTTACCTGCCAGGCGGCGCGCTAATCATATCTCCATTAATTGCCCTGATGAATGATCAGGTGGCAAGCGCCAGGGAAAAAGGGATACCGGCAGTAGCCATTCATTCTGGCATGGATTCCGCCATGCTGGAACATGCGCTCGAACAGCTCTCTGCAGGGGCATATAAGCTGGTATATGTATCACCTGAACGCTTGCGAAGTGGACGTTTTCTGGAAGCGCTTGCACAATGGAAGTTCGACTTTATTGCCGTGGATGAAGCACATTGCATCTCACAATGGGGACATGAATTCAGGCCCGCTTATCTGGAAATTGTCCATCTCCGTCAGCTGTACCCCCGA
It includes:
- a CDS encoding cation-translocating P-type ATPase; amino-acid sequence: MQTVKCKVEGMTCSGCVNNITRYLEKSGMQQVMVNLSTGDVQFEANEEVALDRIWDGIEQMGYRVVRHQDTGKHRLGWHSLMVKWIICLLFTLPLLLHMVVSWRWLHTLWVQALLATPVVVIGISHFGRGAWHALRNGAANMDVLITISVVAGYVYSLLAWLFPEGFGMAQPPVYFEAPAAIVSFVLLGNWLEQKAVKRTASAVEELLRLQVTRAHRVHPLSGQVEEVDNRLLQVQDEIWIREGEQVPADSVVIWGEAWVNESLFTGESMPVKRQVGDLLIGGTVIAQGAVRAQVKAVGQEAVLGRMIALVQQAQARKPAVQRLADRISSVFVPIVVVLSLFTIILGMGVFHLSFPAALLRAMAVLVIACPCAMGLATPAAVMVGLGRASKMGILIKDTDVLEKIPRLQTLVFDKTGTLTRGSLAIVGYDYFHLPEQDFRAIVAALERHSAHPIAKAIQKAWGQDSSIAFVQVQEKKGWGVEGIDEQGNIYRLGNERWFAHQLALPRGHNLYLVRFRQGGQPGELLGWIDLNDELRPEASQVVNIFKQRGYQIVLLSGDRRQACEAVAKELGIMEVYAEQTPEGKQQVLQHFMQLGTLAMVGDGINDAPALAQADISIAVAEASTIAMQSAGIVLLGNSLQQLPVALQLIEHTRHTIRENLLWALAYNLVAIPAAALGALSPVIAAFSMGFSDLVLIVNSLRLYVRKIKIA
- a CDS encoding undecaprenyl-diphosphate phosphatase, with the protein product MNLWQAILLGIIEGITEFLPVSSTGHMIIASSWMGIDQLAYTKLFEIVIQLGAILSVVVLYWRKFFDRGRLAFYRKIILGTVPALIIGYLLANEIDQLLDSPRTVGIMLLLGGIVFIWVDQWFKTPQVHDEEKMTVWQAIRIGFWQCLAMIPGVSRSAAAIIGGLQQKLSRELAAEFSFFLAVPTMAAATGYKLWEAYRHQPQLITEKHYLFLLLVGCGIAFLVAMVAIRSFIRYLQHHTFRVFGYYRIVLGIVVLILVWKGILK
- a CDS encoding permease-like cell division protein FtsX; the protein is MRVAKAGTGRGRPSYLMSIIGVALVLFFLGIVGLLFINTRQLSSYFKENIEVQVILRDDVPEATAQALKDSLARLPFVKTIEYISKDEAYRRYVAETHDSAQVLLGYNPLYASLNFKARAAYVNVDSLQKIAGQLQQIPQVREVFYQQGLVDQLDKNMQRIGLVFLALSILLALVVIFLIDNTIRLAMFSNRFLIKTMQMVGATRWFIAKPFDRKSIWNGFISAVLAIMGICMVIYAAEQILPELRVLQNNLQLAILFVGLIVVGIFISLISTHRAVMKYLRTRVDDLY
- a CDS encoding DUF3098 domain-containing protein; protein product: MAKQSTSPRIPQKHLHTQRPFLFDKTNYIIMLAGLLVFIIGLLLMVGGKSNDPNQFHPEEIYSFRRITLAPIVVILGLVIEVFAIMKKPSHKQSTEPQTTSTSSR
- the tsaE gene encoding tRNA (adenosine(37)-N6)-threonylcarbamoyltransferase complex ATPase subunit type 1 TsaE, which gives rise to MERFEYTLEQIEQAAALCWDKLKQAHVMAFHGEMGSGKTTLIQAMCRLKRVRENVSSPTFAIINEYTYLDESRQLQVIHHIDLYRLRSVDEAIRAGVEDCLDAPGICLIEWPELITSLLPDDTIHIYLEMLADKKRRLQISPAREVFLSLKNNP
- a CDS encoding alanine dehydrogenase, which codes for MESRTVSHGGHSFPGITPQEEVLAVKSHTAQLHIGIPREDAFHENRISLVPDAVAVLVNNGHRVAVEHAAGERSHFYDTDYAEAGAEILYHKKDIYQADIIVKSAPLSAEELELLHPGQIVISPIHLPMLKAEHLQKMMQKRITALSFENLKDDAGTFPIVRSMSEIAGSAVMLIAAHYLGNPQKGKGVLLGGISGVPSTEVVIIGAGVVAEYAARTALALGASVKVFDNNIYKLKRLQTNIGVRVYTSVIEPKTLSEQLKTADVAVGALSSQSGRTPIVVTEEMVKNMKAGSVIVDVSIDRGGCFETSEVTSLENPVFKKYDVIHYCVPNIPSAFSRTASQAISNVIMPLLLSAADEGGFDNLVWIKRGVRNGIYVYKGALTNFHLSERFKLKYTDLELLLAIKG